One genomic segment of Anguilla anguilla isolate fAngAng1 chromosome 2, fAngAng1.pri, whole genome shotgun sequence includes these proteins:
- the LOC118220293 gene encoding exportin-6-like — protein sequence MASEEGSLRALESLMSEFFHSRTTNERKREIEELLNNFAQQMGAWRHCLYFLSNTHNEYIRMYSLTVFENLINKMWLGLSSQDKIEIRSGLPKLLLSEHKSLPYFIRNKLCKVIVDIGKQDWPVFYQDFFTNILQLIQSPTLAPLGLVLLKTASEELACPREDLSVTRKEELHRLLLEQVPTVLSLLTGILETIWDKHSIPATTPPPSPTSEESGEQMTSVFQGPPYSNQLSQSLPLLDQESLQLCSLALECLAHLFSWIPLSSNISLSLLATIFHFARFGCDQHQGNPAPSIYSSVPAPATGNKPCLGLESDSTQVQRGGQVDRAWLGVLAMTCVNELVSKNCVPLEFGEYLLRMFQQTFFLLQKLTRENSGYSLKSRLEELDESYVQKFTEFLRQFISVHLKRIESNTLFPTVDFLALLFKYTFNQPTLEGYFSCLDIWAIFLDYLTTKIKTRFTDRDGMLNTYKDVLAILLQEVLNYIQFRYNQSQLEELDDETLDDDQQTEWQQYLHRSLDIVAKVTELLPSHAFSTLYPLLQENLNVYLGLQQFVVSTSTGRRLNISTENDCRRLHFALRDLSSLLRATGRLGEHFIGLDFATRFNDALTVVERLVEVACYSSQTSVHDLQTAMASVLRPDLIDVHAQSLAALQAYSHWLARFYSEVQHQNQTRFVALVTSAMDAVAPLISAKVPEKLLLPACHLMVSLTTTVRPVFLITLPAVQNLFNLVTNDSAGRLPPEALVLVCRALSNVLLLPWPNLPESEQQWHSRSANHCSLLAALTRQYRQLRDGAGPQHGRPGLEEVKSVVHKTLWILRDIVESISGESTKSRQICYQSLQESVQVSLALFPAFIHQPDVTDDMLSFFLTLFRGLRVQMGVSFTEQIIQTFLNMFTREQLAESIMREGSAGCRVVERFLKILQVVVQEPGQAFRPFLPRIISLCMEQLYPILAEHSSPDVKAELFELLYQVLHHNWRYYFKSSVLASVHRNAPEEPVENEGQFTAAMQAFGQSFLQPDIHIFKQNLFYLESLNSKHKLYHKKLFCTSMLFHFLNVLLLVLVRRSHDLLQEEIVLAVYNMASVDFDVFYSTFLPQFLSSCHGIDANQRNVLGCNFKMERDLPSFTQSVHRLVNDLRYYRLCNGSLPLGSVRL from the exons GCGTCAGAGGAGGGCTCACTGCGTGCGCTGGAAAGTCTAATGTCAGAGTTCTTTCACAGCCGCACCACCAACGAGCGCAAGAGGGAGATTG AGGAGCTGTTGAATAACTTTGCTCAGCAGATGGGGGCCTGGCGGCACTGTCTCTACTTCCTCTCCAACACCCATAACGAGTACATCAGGATGTACAGTCTGACAGTATTTGAG AACCTCATCAACAAGATGTGGCTGGGCTTGTCCTCGCAGGACAAGATAGAGATCCGCAGCGGCCTGCCCAAGCTGCTGCTGTCCGAGCACAAGTCCCTGCCCTACTTCATCCGCAACAAGCTGTGCAAGGTCATCGTGGACATCGGCAAGCAGGACTGGCCCGTCTTCTACCAGGACTTCTTCACCAACATTCTGCAG CTCATCCAGTCCCCCACCCTGGCCCCGCTGGGCCTGGTCCTCCTCAAGACCGCGTCGGAGGAGCTGGCGTGCCCCCGGGAGGACCTCAGCGTGACCCGCAAAGAGGAGCtacacaggctgctgctggagcaggTCCCCACGGTGCTCAGCCTGCTGACCG GTATTCTAGAAACAATTTGGGATAAACACAGCATCCCTGCCACCACACCTCCTCCTTCACCCACGTCTGAAGAAAGTG GGGAGCAGATGACTAGCGTGTTCCAGGGTCCACCCTACTCCAATCAGCTGTCACAATCTCTTCCCCTGTTGGACCAGGAGAGCCTGCAGCTCTGCTCCCTTGCCTTGGAGTGCCTGGCCCATCTTTTCAGCTGGATCCCCCTTTCTTCCAACATCTCTCTATCCTTGCTGGCCACCATTTTCCACTTTGCCCGCTTTGGCTGTGACCAGCACCAGGGCAATCCGGCTCCCTCCATCTACTCCTCCGTCCCTGCCCCCGCAACTGGCAACAAACCGTGCCTTGGCCTCGAAAGTGACAGCACGCAGGTGCAGCGAGGCGGCCAGGTCGACAGGGCATGGCTTGGGGTGCTGGCCATGACCTGTGTCAATGAGCTGGTGTCCAAGAACTGTGTGCCCCTGGAGTTCGGGGAGTACCTCCTGAGAATGTTCCAGCAGACCTTCTTCCTGCTGCAGAAACTGACACGGGAGAACTCTGGCTATAGTCTCAAGAGCCGGCTGGAGGAGCTTGATGAAAG CTATGTGCAGAAGTTCACAGAGTTCCTGAGGCAGTTCATCAGTGTTCATCTGAAGCGGATAGAGTCCAACACGCTGTTCCCCACGGTGGACTTTCTGGCACTGCTGTTCAAGTACACCTTCAACCAG CCCACTCTCGAGGGATACTTCTCTTGTCTGGATATATGGGCCATCTTCCTGGACTACctgaccacaaaaataaaaacccgaTTCACCGACAGAGATGGCATGCTGAACac GTATAAGGATGTCTTGGCCATACTGCTGCAGGAGGTGCTGAATTATATCCAGTTTCGATATAATCAGTCGCAGCTGGAGGAACTGGATGACGAGACATTGGATGATGAT CAACAGACTGAGTGGCAGCAGTACTTGCATCGGAGTCTGGATATTGTTGCTAAGGTGACGGAGCTGCTGCCGTCTCATGCCTTCTCTACTCTG TATCCATTGCTGCAGGAGAATTTGAATGTGTACCTGGGGCTGCAGCAGTTTGTTGTCTCCACAAGCACAG GCCGGAGGCTGAACATCAGCACAGAAAATGATTGCCGGCGGCTGCATTTTGCACTGCGGGACTTGAGCTCCCTCCTTCGGGCCACAGGCAGACTGGGCGAGCACTTCATCGGGCTCGACTTCGCCACCCGCTTCAATGATGCGCTGACGGTGGTGGAAAG GCTGGTTGAGGTGGCCTGCTACAGCTCCCAGACCAGTGTGCATGACCTGCAGACCGCCATGGCCTCTGTGCTGAGGCCAGATCTCATCGATGT CCACGCCCAGTCTCTGGCAGCTCTTCAGGCCTACTCCCATTGGCTGGCTCGGTTCTACAGCGAGGTGCAGCACCAGAACCAGACGCGCTTCGTCGCCCTCGTCACCTCCGCCATGGATGCCGTCGCCCCCCTCATCAGCGCCAAG GTCCCAGAGAAGCTGCTCTTACCAGCCTGCCATCTGATGGTGTCTCTCACCACTACAGTACGGCCAGTTTTTTTGATAACTCTGCCTGCGGTGCAGAACCTCTTCAACCTGGTAACCAACGACTCTGCTGGCAGGCTCCCCCCGGAG GCCCTGGTGCTGGTGTGCAGAGCCCTGTCCAACGTGCTCCTGCTCCCCTGGCCCAACCTGCCCGAGAGCGAGCAGCAGTGGCACAGCCGCTCCGCCAACCACTGCAGCCTGCTGGCGGCGCTCACCCGCCAGTACCGCCAGCTGAGGGACGGAGCCGGCCCCCAGCATGGCCGCCCGGGTCTGGAGGAAG TGAAATCGGTGGTGCACAAGACACTGTGGATACTCAGGGACATCGTGGAGAGCATCTCGGGGGAGTCCACCAAGTCCCGGCAGATCTGCTACCAGTCTCTACAGGAATCTGTGCAGGTGTCTCTGGCCCTGTTCCCTGCTTTTATCCATCAGCCAG ATGTGACTGATGACATGCTCAGCTTCTTCCTCACCCTGTTCCGCGGCCTGAGGGTTCAGATGGGCGTGTCGTTCACAGAGCAGATAATCCAGACCTTCCTCAACATGTTCACTAG GGAGCAGCTGGCGGAGAGCATCATGCGGGAGGGCAGCGCTGGCTGCCGGGTGGTGGAGAGGTTCCTGAAGATTCTGCAGGTGGTGGTGCAGGAGCCGGGCCAGGCCTTCAGACCCTTCCTTCCCAGAATCATCTCCCTCTGCATGGAGCAGCTCTATCCCATTTTGGCCGAG CATTCCTCCCCGGACGTGAAGGCGGAGCTGTTTGAGCTGCTTTACCAGGTGCTGCACCACAACTGGAGGTACTACTTCAAGAGCTCTGTGCTCGCCAGCGTGCACAGGAACGCCCCCGAGGAGCCCGTGGAGAACGAGGGCCAGTTCACCGCTGCCATGCAG GCTTTCGGGCAGTCTTTTCTACAGCCAGACATTCACATCTTCAAGCAGAATCTCTTCTATCTGGAGTCCCTCAACAGTAAGCACAAGCTGTATCACAAG AAGCTGTTCTGCACCTCCATGCTGTTCCACTTCCTCaatgtgctgctgctggtgctggtgcgCAGGAGCCATGacctgctgcaggaggagatCGTGTTGGCCGTGTACAACATGGCCTCGGTGGACTTCGACGTATTCTACTCCACCTTCCTGCCTCAGTTCCTCAGCAGTTGCCATGGCATCGATGCCAACCAGCGCAATGTCCTGGGGTGTAACTTCAAGATGGAGCGG GACCTGCCCTCCTTCACACAGAGTGTGCACAGGCTGGTAAATGACCTGCGCTACTACAGGCTGTGCAATGGCAGTCTGCCCCTAGGGAGTGTCAGGCTATAG